A genomic segment from Montipora foliosa isolate CH-2021 chromosome 9, ASM3666993v2, whole genome shotgun sequence encodes:
- the LOC137971412 gene encoding cilia- and flagella-associated protein 184-like — MAIAARCEIGLILTFILQRTLFLQEELAEGLHLIDFEQLKIENQTYNEKIEERNEELLKLRKKITTTVQVLTHLKEKLQFVQAENSEQSDRLRSVESYVAQKRDILTRTKQVRDALRIENVKLRQKCGLLGNEPLLRDYEERKEQSGELRDKIERLKMAHAELTMNSSGVRTKIEGTKLAEK; from the exons ATGGCTATTGCTG CGCGATGCGAAATCGGTCTGATACTGACGTTCATTTTGCAACGTACTCTTTTTCTACAGGAAGAACTTGCCGAAGGACTGCATCTTATAGACTTCGAACAACTCAAGATTGAGAATCAGACCTACAACGAGAAGATTGAAGAAAGGAATGAG GAATTGTTAAAACTCCGCAAAAAGATCACTACAACAGTTCAAGTCCTAACGCATCTGAAGGAGAAGTTACAGTTTGTTCAAGCTGAGAACAGCGAGCAATCTGATCGCCTGAGATCAGTCGAGTCATATGTAGCGCAG AAGCGAGATATTCTAACACGAACAAAACAAGTACGAGATGCGCTGAGAATCGAAAATGTCAAACTCAGACAGAAATGTGGACTGCTAGGAAACGAGCCCCTGCTCAGGGATtatgaagaaagaaaagaacag AGCGGCGAACTACGCGACAAAATTGAACGACTTAAGATGGCTCATGCTGAACTAACAATGAACAGTAGCGGAGTACGGACGAAGATAGAGGGAACAAAACTTGCAGAGAAATAA